A window of the Entelurus aequoreus isolate RoL-2023_Sb linkage group LG28, RoL_Eaeq_v1.1, whole genome shotgun sequence genome harbors these coding sequences:
- the btk gene encoding tyrosine-protein kinase BTK encodes MWTMSENILEAIFIKRSQQRKKTSPLNYKERWFILTRDKLSYYDYDPDKGKRKGLRGYIDLDRIKCVETVQTEPNCPQERMHAFQVIYDEGPLYIFAKSEEERAQWIKKLKAMVQFNKDLMQKYHPCFWIDGMWLCCQQEVKQAVGCKVLDGKNGFTSKPSRRGSRKPLPPTPSEEMPVRPLPPQPHKAEAPCVGKSVIAQYNHPAMMPHDLELREDEEYTILEMSDQNWWRARDKYGNEGYIPSNYVVETANGLERYDWFCKNTNRSQAEKLLKTENKDGGFLVRDSSKPGKYTVSLFSKGGGEAGGICKHYNICTTAKGQFYLAEKHNYCTIPELINYHQHNAAGMFSRLKHIVSNRARPPSTAGLGYDMWELDPSCLTFIRVLGTGQFGVVQYGKWKGQHDVAIKMIKAGSMSEEEFIEEAKIMMKLHHENLVQLYGVCTKQSSIYIVTEFLCKGCLLTYLREGLRQHPTSVQLLEMCKDVSEGMAYLESKQYIHRDLAARNCLVDGNGTVKVADFGLSRYVLDDEYTSSAGSKFPVRWSPPEVLLYCRFSSKSDIWAYGVLMWEVYTLGRLPYDRLNNNEIVDQVSRGLRLYRPQMACEKVYSIMSSCWLDKADERPTFQELVFTVQDLLYELQ; translated from the exons AAGCGTAAAGGTTTGCGGGGCTACATCGACCTGGACCGGATCAAGTGTGTGGAGACGGTGCAGACGGAGCCCAACTGCCCGCAGGAGCGCATGCATGCATTCCAG GTAATTTACGACGAGGGACCGCTGTACATCTTTGCAAAGAGCGAGGAAGAACGGGCTCAATGGATAAAGAAGCTGAAAGCAA TGGTGCAGTTCAACAAGGATCTCATGCAGAAGTACCACCCTTGCTTTTGGATAGACGGCATGTGGCTGTGCTGCCAGCAGGAGGTCAAACAAGCTGTGGGCTGCAAGGTTTTGGATGGCAAGAATG GCTTCACATCCAAACCGTCACGGAGGGGATCCCGCAAACCACTTCCCCCGACCCCGTCAGAG GAGATGCCTGTGCGCCCATTACCGCCGCAGCCCCACAAGGCAGAGGCCCCCTGCGTGGGTAAGAGCGTCATAGCTCAGTACAACCACCCGGCCATGATGCCGCACGACCTGGAGCTTAGGGAGGATGAGGAGTACACCATCCTGGAGATGTCTGACCAAAACTGGTGGAGGGCCAGGGACAAATATGG GAATGAAGGTTACATACCCAGTAATTATGTGGTGGAAACTGCAAACGGCTTAGAAAGATACGA ttGGTTTTGTAAGAACACAAACCGTAGCCAAGCAGAGAAACTACTGAAAACTGAG AATAAAGATGGTGGCTTCTTGGTGCGAGACTCAAGCAAGCCAGGGAAGTACACAGTGTCTCTGTTCAGCAAAGGAGGCGG AGAGGCAGGTGGCATCTGCAAGCATTACAACATCTGCACAACAGCGAAAGGACAGTTCTATTTGGCCGAAAAGCACAATTACTGCACCATCCCTGAACTAATTAACTATCATCAGCACAATGCAGCAG GTATGTTCAGTAGGCTGAAACACATCGTGTCCAATCGGGCGCGGCCTCCATCAACGGCAGGTCTTGGCTATG ATATGTGGGAGCTTGACCCCTCCTGCCTCACCTTCATTAGGGTCTTGGGCACAGGTCAGTTTGGAGTGGTGCAGTACGGAAAATGGAAGGGCCAACATGACGTGGCTATCAAGATGATTAAAGCGGGCTCCATGTCCGAGGAAGAGTTTATTGAGGAAGCCAAGATCATGAT GAAGCTCCACCACGAGAACCTGGTCCAGCTGTACGGGGTGTGCACCAAGCAAAGCAGCATATACATTGTGACCGAGTTCCTGTGCAAAGGCTGCTTGCTCACCTACCTCAGGGAGGGCCTCAGGCAGCACCCCACGTCCGTGCAGCTGCTGGAGATGTGCAAAGACGTCTCCGAGGGCATGGCCTACCTGGAGTCCAAGCAATACATCCACAGAGATCTG GCTGCAAGGAACTGCTTGGTGGACGGCAACGGCACAGTCAAAGTGGCTGACTTTGGACTATCGAG ATACGTCTTAGACGACGAGTACACAAGCTCGGCCGGTTCTAAATTCCCAGTCCGGTGGTCTCCTCCCGAGGTTCTCCTCTACTGCCGATTCAGCAGCAAGTCGGACATCTGGGCTTATG GGGTTCTCATGTGGGAGGTGTACACTTTGGGGAGGCTTCCGTACGACCGGCTGAACAACAACGAAATAGTGGATCAGGTGTCCCGAGGCCTGCGACTGTACCGTCCTCAAATGGCGTGCGAAAAGGTCTACAGCATCATGTCCAGCTGCTGGCTAGAT AAAGCAGACGAGAGGCCTACCTTTCAGGAGTTGGTGTTCACCGTTCAGGATTTGCTGTACGAACTCCAGTAG
- the timm8a gene encoding mitochondrial import inner membrane translocase subunit Tim8 A: MDGKAASTDPQLQQFIEVESQKQRFQQLVHQMTEVCWENCMEKPGPKMDSRTETCFVNCVERFIDTSQFILNRLEQTQRSRGSFSDSMAD, from the exons ATGGACGGGAAGGCAGCGAGCACGGACCCTCAGCTCCAGCAGTTCATTGAGGTTGAGTCTCAGAAGCAACGATTTCAGCAGCTGGTGCACCAAATGACCGAGGTCTGCTGG GAGAACTGTATGGAGAAACCGGGCCCAAAGATGGACTCCAGGACAGAAACATGCTTCGTCAACTGCGTGGAGAGATTCATTGACACAAGCCAGTTCATCCTGAACCGGCTCGAGCAGACCCAGAGGAGTCGAGGGTCTTTCTCGGACAGCATGGCGGACTAA